From the Lycium ferocissimum isolate CSIRO_LF1 unplaced genomic scaffold, AGI_CSIRO_Lferr_CH_V1 ctg3077, whole genome shotgun sequence genome, one window contains:
- the LOC132043940 gene encoding F-box/FBD/LRR-repeat protein At1g13570-like: MSAFHYAVRTSVLSREWRYWYKWAVRSKLVFDDNVDKGLLLKTVIYQVLLIHEGPLRNFSLLISNSELFPDINNWILFLSKKNVQEFSLRIRFFTEFRLTSQLFKFQDLRRLELYRHKFSSPANFTAFSRLVTLNFQFVKFNPTSFQTPLSSSPLLECVTLTWCSPFDCFVVDAPRLKSFESTGKIKSICLKKNTPLLEEIIAGQSSNILESFAVLEPHVTLRNIKLSNINLEWTAYALYLISNCPNLERLQLTVRFSSSDLKQAELLLLFLQTINLNFSFFTFSKCYASQDPSERVIYFMHSQGMLHSALKQQKGGSKTDAVF, from the exons ATGTCTGCCTTTCATTATGCTGTAAGGACAAGTGTTTTGTCACGAGAATGGAGGTACTGGTACAAATGGGCAGTACGTTCTAAACTAGTGTTTGATGATAATGTTGACAAAGGACTTCTCCTGAAAACAGTTATTTACCAAGTTCTATTAATCCATGAAGGACCACTACGTAATTTTAGCCTCCTAATCTCTAACTCTGAGCTTTTTCCTGATATTAATAACTGGATTCTGTTTCTGTCAAAGAAAAATGTCCAAGAATTCTCACTTAGAATTCGTTTCTTCACGGAATTTCGTCTCACTTCTCAACTATTCAAATTTCAGGATCTAAGGCGCCTGGAGCTTTATAGGCATAAATTCTCCTCTCCTGCCAACTTCACAGCTTTTAGTAGGCTTGTTACCCTTAACTTTCAGTTTGTGaaattcaatccaacatcatttCAGACCCCCCTTTCAAGTAGCCCATTACTTGAATGTGTAACGTTGACTTGGTGCAGTCCATTTGATTGCTTCGTTGTTGATGCCCCTCGTCTCAAATCCTTTGAATCTACCGGAAAAATAAAATCcatttgcttaaaaaaaaatacccctTTGCTCGAGGAAATTATAGCGGGCCAGTCTTCAAACATTTTGGAG TCCTTTGCAGTACTAGAGCCTCATGTAACACTGCGTAACATCAAGCTTTCAAACATCAACTTAGAGTGGACTGCATATGCGCTTTACTTGATCAGCAACTGCCCAAATTTAGAAAGGCTCCAACTAACAGTACGGTTTTCATCTTCTGATCTTAAACAGGCTGAATTACTGCTGCTTTTTCTTCAGACAATTAATCTTAACTTCTCCTTTTTTACTTTCTCAAAGTGTTATGCCTCACAGGATCCTTCGGAACGTGTTATATATTTCATGCACTCCCAAGGAATGCTACATAGTGCACTGAAGCAGCAAAAGGGTGGATCTAAAACTGATGCTGTTTTCTGA